From Frateuria aurantia DSM 6220, one genomic window encodes:
- a CDS encoding beta-galactosidase, translating to MTEALQPRKRARHWIPVVLLTVFAVLAGLLLLPGTSRPQELKPLQLSPRQPVVWADFLGVNAHLLWFSPEIASRQIAMLKALGLHWVRLDLHWDRLEPRVGQFRWDLLDPVMQQIRDQHLQAEVYLVGSSPYASSAPPDFPYPDKYPPRDPQLYATALRALAERYPQIPVWQVWNEPNLPGFWYPEPDPAAYGSLLKASVQALRSLPRPPQVALGGMAYYSQMPNHDLMIQDLGALGLFSLDTIIAYHPYSLYPEGDDPAQRDFILRAQQADRMLRSAGARQVWADEWGWSSYPGPKQEQPVIGEDGQADFVLRRLALMTALNYDRIFLFALSDLDSRASVRDQFYGLLTTDAKPKPVYQALSRFLGFTGPQLMPAAAPALQNPPASLITVSADKADGKHLLMFWADQPGSVQLPDLQAARLYDPLHDTTTALQASGGVLTVPVSRQLQILEWP from the coding sequence ATGACTGAAGCCCTCCAGCCCCGAAAGCGCGCCCGACACTGGATCCCCGTCGTGCTGCTGACCGTGTTCGCAGTCCTTGCCGGCCTGCTGCTGTTGCCTGGCACCTCTCGCCCGCAGGAGCTCAAGCCGCTGCAGCTCAGTCCCCGGCAGCCCGTGGTCTGGGCCGACTTTCTCGGCGTGAACGCTCATCTGTTGTGGTTCAGTCCCGAAATCGCGTCCCGCCAGATCGCCATGCTGAAGGCTCTGGGTCTGCACTGGGTGCGGCTGGACCTGCACTGGGACAGGCTCGAGCCCCGGGTCGGCCAGTTCCGCTGGGATCTGCTGGACCCGGTGATGCAGCAGATCCGCGACCAGCATTTGCAGGCGGAAGTCTATCTGGTGGGCTCCAGCCCTTATGCCTCCAGCGCGCCGCCGGATTTTCCCTATCCGGACAAGTACCCGCCGCGGGATCCCCAGCTCTACGCCACGGCATTGCGGGCGCTTGCGGAACGCTATCCGCAGATTCCGGTATGGCAGGTCTGGAACGAACCCAATCTGCCGGGTTTCTGGTATCCCGAGCCCGATCCGGCCGCCTACGGCAGCTTGCTGAAAGCCAGTGTCCAGGCCTTGCGCAGCCTGCCTCGTCCGCCGCAGGTGGCCTTGGGAGGGATGGCCTATTACAGCCAGATGCCCAATCATGATCTGATGATCCAGGATCTGGGCGCGCTGGGCCTGTTTTCGCTGGACACCATCATCGCCTACCACCCCTATTCGCTTTATCCGGAAGGCGATGATCCGGCCCAGCGTGACTTCATCCTGCGCGCGCAACAGGCCGACCGGATGTTGCGGTCAGCCGGCGCCCGTCAGGTCTGGGCCGATGAGTGGGGCTGGTCCAGCTATCCCGGCCCGAAACAGGAGCAACCGGTGATCGGCGAAGACGGACAGGCCGATTTCGTGCTGCGCCGACTGGCCCTGATGACGGCGCTCAATTACGACCGGATCTTCCTGTTCGCCCTCAGCGATCTGGACAGCCGAGCCTCCGTGCGCGACCAGTTCTACGGTCTGCTGACGACCGATGCCAAGCCCAAGCCTGTGTATCAGGCATTGTCCCGCTTTCTGGGCTTCACTGGCCCGCAGCTGATGCCGGCCGCCGCGCCGGCGCTGCAGAACCCGCCGGCATCACTGATCACGGTCAGTGCCGACAAGGCCGACGGCAAGCACCTGCTGATGTTCTGGGCCGACCAGCCCGGCAGCGTGCAACTGCCTGACCTCCAGGCGGCCCGACTATACGATCCCTTGCATGACACGACCACCGCGTTGCAGGCCAGCGGCGGCGTGCTGACCGTCCCCGTCAGTCGCCAGCTGCAGATCCTGGAGTGGCCTTGA
- a CDS encoding glycosyltransferase, whose amino-acid sequence MRILHLAPPADAHNGIADYARHWRDAMQGSGAELVCPPLDAGLPPLLEALDQHRIEWIHAELGGGRVAEFEALRQLRQLRPELGFGATVHDPERLIWRAAQLPGSLAWLAACPGPMPQLAGLLDHRRVLRMERRLARQLDALVCMTRRGSEALARRMQLAAGLSYTIAHGNISVPPRPLPPGPLRLLYFGYIYPGKGIEDLLQALAGLRAKGGDQAMSVRLTLAGGTAPDIAFGARGSYVQSLRQQIHRHQLDHVVDWQTDVPGTEIIELIQAHHVMVLPYRESRKLAWLGQMRSTSGALAWATACGRGAIVSDARAFAEEISHGNGCQFRHRDPADLQRRLETLTAQPSLAGEWARHAGQLAVERQWPRIAEQYMTTFTQALQRRHHD is encoded by the coding sequence ATGCGCATCCTGCATCTGGCACCACCGGCCGACGCACACAACGGCATCGCCGACTACGCCCGGCATTGGCGGGATGCCATGCAGGGCTCCGGTGCCGAGCTGGTCTGCCCGCCGCTGGATGCGGGGCTGCCACCGCTGCTGGAGGCCCTGGACCAGCATCGGATCGAATGGATCCATGCCGAACTCGGCGGCGGCCGCGTCGCTGAATTCGAGGCCTTGCGGCAGCTGCGCCAGCTCCGCCCCGAACTGGGTTTCGGCGCCACGGTGCACGATCCCGAACGGCTGATCTGGCGCGCGGCGCAGTTGCCTGGATCGCTGGCCTGGCTGGCGGCCTGCCCCGGCCCCATGCCGCAGCTGGCCGGACTGCTGGATCATCGCCGTGTACTGCGGATGGAGCGTCGTCTGGCACGGCAGCTTGACGCCCTGGTCTGTATGACCCGGCGAGGCAGCGAGGCCTTGGCCCGGCGCATGCAGCTGGCTGCCGGGCTCAGCTACACGATTGCCCACGGCAACATCAGCGTGCCGCCACGGCCCTTGCCGCCCGGGCCGCTGCGGCTGCTGTACTTTGGCTATATTTATCCGGGCAAGGGTATTGAGGACCTGCTGCAAGCCCTTGCCGGACTGCGCGCCAAGGGCGGTGACCAGGCCATGTCCGTCAGATTGACGCTGGCCGGCGGTACCGCGCCGGATATCGCCTTTGGCGCGCGCGGCAGCTATGTGCAGTCATTGCGCCAGCAGATCCATCGGCATCAACTGGACCATGTGGTGGACTGGCAGACCGATGTGCCCGGCACGGAAATCATCGAACTGATCCAGGCCCACCATGTCATGGTGCTGCCCTACCGCGAATCCCGCAAACTGGCCTGGCTGGGCCAGATGCGCAGCACCAGCGGGGCTCTGGCCTGGGCGACGGCCTGCGGACGGGGCGCCATCGTGTCCGATGCGCGCGCCTTCGCCGAGGAAATTTCCCATGGCAATGGCTGTCAATTCCGGCACCGCGATCCAGCCGACCTGCAACGCCGGCTGGAAACCCTGACGGCTCAACCTTCGCTGGCCGGCGAATGGGCCCGCCACGCGGGGCAACTGGCCGTCGAGCGGCAATGGCCGCGCATTGCGGAGCAATATATGACCACCTTCACCCAGGCCTTGCAGCGACGCCACCATGACTGA
- a CDS encoding GumC family protein codes for MIEIRSLRDIIRLFFIFRREFIYAAIATLVIAVAGALFLPSRFESQARILVRPNQSLSPPAPTTLSADNGFVQPSTQRDPVLDEQKMLTSQPVITEVAQAYLRAEAAPPPPGLWQHLKYYTKKIAGLGKELARRTLVAFGILDDASPVERAARALAKKFEVSHDPGSNVMDIAFRWGDPAVAQAINTAWVDAYFNARAKASGGAQLFAFYQGQTEQLSRHIIELQGQLHERLKTLDAPSIQQQMDSIATQLQRLQQQRQDAVTSRESTRSMLDAAQKQLGKLPTEIENARNYGLNPARSDMQLKLNGLIDQRLTLLRVYLPTAAPVKAMDESIAALQAQLQAMAPNVQLSRNIAPNGLAQKLKQDMIDGVNQTAGLNARIEAIDGEMSALRQLRGQVLAAEPDLSQLSLQLSTAERVYTQYTDYLLHARIMRDLDSQRLSNATLIEAPTLQPARVFPKTVPILLLALPAAIGVGLLVIFLCYLLDRRIHDGGRMQATFGLPLWASLPDMQDPNRPPGAHLNTGLFRIYGLLPRDRIQQQGLILGLTASQKGEGVHFVANHLRLVLREAGLDVEISDDIGAPRQPGCVTLVTAEPISKERALLQLRDVDVRLLVIEARHTSVPTVEYSLSTLRHAFGNIDGAILNRRRFEIPAAFLQRFGGLLRVN; via the coding sequence ATGATCGAGATACGCAGCCTCCGCGATATCATCCGCCTGTTCTTCATCTTCAGGCGTGAGTTCATCTATGCCGCGATCGCCACCCTGGTGATCGCCGTGGCCGGCGCCTTGTTCCTGCCCTCGCGCTTTGAGTCGCAGGCCCGGATCCTGGTCCGGCCGAACCAGAGCCTGAGCCCGCCGGCCCCCACCACCCTGAGCGCCGACAATGGTTTCGTGCAGCCCAGCACCCAGCGTGATCCGGTGCTGGATGAACAGAAAATGCTGACCAGCCAGCCGGTGATCACCGAGGTCGCCCAGGCCTATCTGCGTGCCGAGGCCGCGCCTCCGCCGCCCGGTCTGTGGCAGCACCTGAAGTACTACACCAAAAAGATCGCGGGTCTGGGCAAGGAACTGGCCCGCCGCACCCTGGTGGCCTTCGGCATTCTGGACGATGCCTCCCCCGTCGAGCGGGCCGCCCGGGCTCTGGCCAAGAAATTCGAGGTCAGCCACGATCCCGGCTCGAACGTGATGGATATCGCTTTCCGCTGGGGTGATCCGGCCGTGGCCCAGGCCATCAATACCGCCTGGGTCGATGCCTATTTCAATGCCCGCGCCAAGGCTTCGGGCGGCGCCCAGCTGTTTGCCTTCTACCAGGGCCAGACCGAACAACTGAGCCGGCACATCATCGAGCTGCAAGGCCAGCTGCATGAGCGACTGAAGACTCTGGATGCCCCCAGCATCCAGCAGCAGATGGACAGCATCGCCACCCAGCTGCAGCGTCTGCAGCAACAGCGCCAGGACGCCGTGACCAGCCGCGAATCCACCCGCAGCATGCTTGACGCCGCCCAGAAGCAACTGGGCAAGCTGCCCACCGAGATAGAGAACGCCCGCAATTACGGACTGAATCCGGCACGCTCGGACATGCAGCTGAAACTCAACGGTCTGATCGATCAGCGCCTGACCCTGCTGCGGGTCTATCTGCCGACGGCGGCGCCGGTCAAGGCCATGGATGAAAGCATTGCCGCACTGCAGGCGCAGCTGCAGGCGATGGCGCCCAATGTGCAGCTGTCACGCAATATCGCACCCAACGGGCTGGCTCAAAAGTTGAAACAGGACATGATCGACGGGGTCAACCAGACCGCCGGTCTGAATGCCCGCATCGAAGCCATCGACGGCGAAATGAGTGCCTTGCGTCAACTGCGCGGCCAGGTCCTGGCAGCCGAGCCGGACCTGTCCCAGCTCAGCCTGCAGCTGAGTACGGCCGAGCGGGTCTATACCCAGTACACCGACTACCTGCTGCACGCCCGGATCATGCGTGATCTTGACAGCCAGCGACTCAGCAATGCCACTTTGATCGAGGCACCCACCCTGCAGCCGGCACGGGTATTCCCCAAAACCGTACCCATTCTTTTGCTGGCCTTGCCGGCCGCGATCGGCGTGGGTTTGCTGGTGATCTTCCTGTGCTACCTGCTGGATCGGCGCATCCATGACGGCGGCCGGATGCAGGCGACCTTCGGCCTGCCGCTGTGGGCCAGTCTGCCGGACATGCAGGACCCTAACCGCCCCCCGGGTGCCCATCTGAATACCGGCCTGTTCCGGATCTACGGCCTGCTGCCACGGGACCGCATCCAGCAACAAGGTCTGATTCTCGGCCTGACCGCTTCGCAGAAAGGCGAGGGTGTCCATTTCGTGGCCAACCATCTGCGGCTGGTGCTGCGGGAAGCCGGCCTGGATGTCGAAATCAGTGACGACATCGGAGCACCTCGCCAGCCCGGCTGCGTCACCCTCGTCACCGCCGAACCGATCAGCAAGGAGCGGGCGCTGCTGCAGCTGCGCGATGTCGATGTGCGCTTGCTCGTGATCGAGGCGCGCCATACCAGCGTCCCCACCGTGGAATATTCGCTGAGCACCTTGCGGCACGCCTTCGGCAATATCGACGGCGCCATCCTCAACCGCCGTCGATTCGAGATTCCGGCCGCCTTCCTGCAGCGTTTCGGCGGTCTGTTGCGGGTGAACTGA
- a CDS encoding polysaccharide biosynthesis/export family protein, which yields MPRLVWLGLLLASLTACHQPDVVRLPDAKAMHDHDAGVFRPDQLPQPRVVVLPADVLRIRRDAQPSAESGTTDMFVVRPDGVFAYPYIGTVKAEGRTPEDISNEITARLASIYREPHVTANIASSPGNHVFVGGAVRNPGVFDLTAGVTAEQAVMSTGGLIPQADARHIALIRLDAHGVRQVYFFNFADLLKDSASGHSRPIFLQRGDLLFVPLSPIGRAVHTMDLYITQLLPWFRGVGFGMNYQINDAASLRYNNTTNNQNNINSASGTFNSGGTL from the coding sequence ATGCCCCGCCTCGTCTGGCTGGGCCTGCTGCTGGCCTCGCTGACGGCCTGCCATCAACCCGACGTGGTGCGGCTGCCCGACGCCAAGGCCATGCACGACCATGATGCCGGCGTGTTCCGCCCGGACCAGCTGCCCCAGCCCCGGGTCGTGGTGCTGCCGGCCGACGTGCTGCGGATTCGACGCGATGCCCAGCCGTCTGCCGAAAGCGGTACCACCGACATGTTCGTGGTGCGCCCTGACGGCGTGTTCGCCTACCCCTATATCGGCACGGTCAAGGCCGAAGGCCGCACCCCGGAAGACATCAGCAACGAGATCACGGCCCGTCTGGCCTCGATCTACCGCGAGCCGCATGTCACCGCCAATATCGCCAGCAGCCCCGGCAACCATGTCTTTGTCGGTGGCGCCGTGCGCAATCCCGGCGTCTTCGATCTGACCGCCGGGGTGACGGCCGAACAGGCCGTGATGAGTACCGGAGGGCTGATTCCGCAGGCCGATGCCCGCCATATCGCGCTGATCCGGCTGGATGCCCATGGCGTGCGCCAGGTCTATTTCTTCAATTTCGCCGACCTGCTGAAGGACAGCGCCAGCGGCCACTCGCGACCGATCTTTCTGCAACGGGGCGATCTGTTGTTCGTGCCCCTGTCGCCGATCGGGCGGGCCGTGCATACCATGGATCTGTATATCACCCAGCTGCTGCCCTGGTTCCGTGGCGTCGGCTTCGGCATGAACTATCAGATCAATGATGCAGCCTCGCTGCGTTACAACAACACCACCAACAACCAGAACAATATCAACAGCGCCAGCGGAACCTTCAATTCGGGGGGGACGCTCTGA
- a CDS encoding glycosyltransferase family 2 protein, producing the protein MSIPPYALIIPTRNSGPYLPRLLPALQQQTRAPAELLIMDTASSDGSAEQWQAFGARVVSVAPDQFNHGGTRRLASQLVSAPCLIYMTQDAVPATPDALARLQDALLENEAIGVAYGRQLPHPGAGPLACHARRFNYPPHSQTRWLTDASRLGIKTCFSSDAFAAYRRTALVQAGGFPRRVIGTEDAYVAARMLLAGMAVRYCAEAQVCHSHDYRVAEEFRRYFDIGVFYHRESWIGEAFGRAGGEGLRYVRSELRYLRSHGRPDLIPSALLRNAMKLLGYRLGALEARLPAGIKRRISMFPPFWNESESS; encoded by the coding sequence ATGTCGATCCCGCCCTATGCCTTGATCATCCCCACCCGCAACAGCGGCCCCTATCTGCCACGGCTGCTGCCGGCCCTGCAGCAGCAGACCCGTGCGCCGGCCGAGCTGCTGATCATGGATACCGCCTCCAGCGACGGCAGTGCCGAGCAATGGCAGGCCTTCGGGGCCAGGGTGGTATCGGTGGCGCCGGATCAGTTCAATCACGGCGGTACTCGCCGGCTGGCCAGCCAGCTGGTATCGGCGCCCTGTCTGATATACATGACCCAGGACGCCGTACCTGCCACGCCCGATGCGCTGGCACGATTGCAGGACGCCCTGCTGGAAAACGAAGCCATCGGCGTGGCCTACGGACGGCAGCTGCCGCACCCCGGTGCGGGACCGTTGGCCTGCCATGCCCGCCGCTTCAATTATCCCCCGCACAGCCAGACCCGCTGGCTGACCGATGCCTCTCGCCTGGGTATCAAGACCTGTTTCAGTTCCGACGCTTTTGCCGCCTACCGCCGGACCGCACTGGTACAGGCGGGAGGTTTTCCCCGGAGAGTGATCGGCACCGAGGACGCCTATGTCGCTGCCCGTATGTTGCTGGCCGGCATGGCCGTCCGCTACTGCGCCGAGGCCCAGGTCTGTCACTCCCATGACTATCGCGTCGCCGAGGAATTCCGCCGCTATTTCGATATCGGCGTGTTCTATCACCGCGAGAGCTGGATAGGTGAAGCCTTTGGCCGGGCCGGCGGCGAAGGTCTGCGCTATGTCCGCAGCGAGCTCCGCTATCTGCGCAGCCACGGTCGCCCGGACCTGATTCCCTCGGCCCTCCTGCGCAATGCCATGAAGTTGCTCGGCTATCGGCTGGGTGCGCTTGAAGCCCGGCTGCCGGCCGGTATCAAACGACGTATCAGCATGTTCCCTCCCTTCTGGAATGAGTCCGAATCCTCATGA
- a CDS encoding undecaprenyl-phosphate glucose phosphotransferase, translating into MSANIDGRPRSGRVSPRVLSLTFRVSHIIAVVIPVLPLIYATGLQDTAVIRRILAMAMGGGLLCLLLFQNAGMYARDLFGNEWLFKRTLLGWSTVFGLLLLGQSQLNYLSHVPPTMELIWFVSSLLLFGAVRLLFLLYFRRMMRRGQYLQRAVILGCTENGLRLARYMRQHRDIRCGLLGFIDDREPERLPALDETLPPLLGDSRLLERMIRSETVDVVMLALPWSADSRHQYFIDRLRRLPVSVMVVPDITAFNYAKTRISIIGGVAMLNVADLPLEGWSPMLKRAEDLIIASLALLLLAPLMALVALAIRLDSPGPILFRQRRYGYNEHLIHVLKFRSMHHHLTDQDASRQTTRQDPRVTRVGRFIRKTSIDELPQLFNVLGGSMSLVGPRPHATATRAADILFEDAVAEYSARHRVKPGITGLAQVHGYRGETDTLEKIERRVEYDLEYIETWSLGLDLRILIKTIPAVLASEQVY; encoded by the coding sequence ATGTCGGCAAATATTGATGGTCGCCCTCGTAGTGGCCGGGTTTCACCCCGAGTCCTGTCCCTGACGTTCAGGGTCTCACACATTATTGCCGTCGTTATTCCCGTCCTGCCGCTGATCTATGCCACCGGGCTGCAGGATACTGCCGTCATTCGCCGTATTCTGGCCATGGCCATGGGCGGTGGTCTGCTCTGCCTTCTGCTGTTCCAGAATGCCGGGATGTATGCACGGGACCTGTTCGGCAACGAGTGGCTGTTCAAGCGGACCCTGCTGGGCTGGAGCACGGTCTTTGGCCTGCTGCTGCTGGGCCAGAGCCAGCTCAATTATCTGAGCCATGTGCCGCCAACCATGGAACTGATCTGGTTCGTCAGCAGTTTGCTGCTGTTCGGGGCGGTTCGCCTGCTGTTTCTGCTGTATTTCCGGCGCATGATGCGGCGGGGCCAATATCTGCAGCGGGCGGTCATTCTCGGCTGCACCGAAAATGGTTTGCGTCTCGCCCGCTATATGCGCCAGCACAGGGATATCCGCTGCGGCCTGCTGGGTTTTATCGATGACCGGGAGCCGGAACGGCTGCCTGCGCTGGATGAAACCCTGCCCCCTCTGCTGGGAGACAGTCGCTTGCTGGAGCGGATGATACGCAGCGAAACCGTCGACGTCGTCATGCTGGCCCTGCCCTGGAGCGCGGACTCCAGACATCAGTATTTCATCGACCGACTGCGCCGTCTGCCTGTCAGTGTCATGGTGGTGCCCGATATCACGGCATTCAATTATGCCAAGACCCGGATCAGCATCATCGGTGGCGTCGCCATGCTGAATGTCGCCGACCTGCCGCTGGAGGGCTGGTCACCGATGCTGAAGCGAGCCGAAGACCTGATCATCGCCTCACTGGCCCTGCTGCTGCTGGCGCCGCTGATGGCACTGGTGGCCTTGGCGATCCGGCTGGACTCGCCGGGACCGATCCTGTTCCGCCAGCGTCGCTACGGCTACAACGAGCACCTGATCCATGTATTGAAGTTCAGGTCGATGCATCACCACCTCACCGACCAGGATGCCAGCCGCCAGACCACTCGCCAGGATCCGCGCGTCACCCGGGTCGGCCGGTTCATCCGCAAGACCAGCATTGACGAGCTGCCCCAGCTGTTCAACGTATTGGGGGGCTCGATGTCGCTGGTCGGCCCGCGCCCGCATGCCACGGCCACCCGTGCGGCGGACATTCTGTTCGAAGACGCGGTCGCCGAATACAGCGCCCGGCACAGAGTCAAGCCCGGCATCACCGGTCTGGCCCAGGTGCATGGGTATCGCGGCGAAACCGATACCCTGGAGAAGATCGAGCGCCGGGTCGAATACGATCTGGAATATATCGAGACATGGAGCCTGGGACTGGACCTGCGGATCCTGATCAAGACCATTCCTGCCGTACTGGCCAGCGAGCAGGTGTATTGA
- a CDS encoding adenylate kinase yields the protein MRLVLLGAPGSGKGTQAARLKNELGVPHISTGDMLRAAVAAGTPLGQQAKAVMDAGMLVSDDLLLGMLEERLAQPDTAKGFILDGYPRNLAQAAALDKLLSRIGQPLEAIVKLEVPSEAIIGRTELRFKAEGRVDDNPETVRKRLEVYAEQTAPVAEFYQNNGKLKIVDGVGDVDAVTARVKQALAA from the coding sequence ATGCGACTTGTACTGCTTGGTGCGCCCGGTTCGGGCAAAGGTACCCAGGCGGCCCGCCTGAAAAATGAACTGGGCGTTCCGCACATCTCCACCGGTGACATGCTGCGCGCTGCCGTGGCAGCCGGCACGCCGCTGGGCCAGCAGGCCAAGGCCGTGATGGACGCCGGCATGCTGGTGTCCGACGACCTGCTGCTGGGCATGCTGGAAGAGCGTCTGGCCCAGCCGGATACGGCCAAGGGTTTCATTCTCGACGGTTATCCCCGCAATCTGGCGCAGGCCGCGGCGCTGGACAAGCTGCTGAGCCGCATCGGCCAGCCGCTGGAAGCCATCGTCAAGCTGGAAGTGCCCAGCGAGGCCATCATCGGCCGCACCGAACTGCGTTTCAAGGCCGAGGGCCGGGTGGATGACAATCCGGAGACGGTGCGCAAGCGCCTCGAGGTCTATGCCGAGCAGACCGCGCCGGTGGCCGAGTTCTACCAGAACAACGGCAAGCTGAAGATTGTCGACGGCGTCGGTGATGTCGATGCCGTGACCGCACGGGTCAAGCAGGCGCTCGCCGCCTGA
- the mpl gene encoding UDP-N-acetylmuramate:L-alanyl-gamma-D-glutamyl-meso-diaminopimelate ligase: MMRLHILGICGTFMGGVAALAREQGLTVAGSDAQVYPPMSDQLTALGISLHSGYDADALQPAPDEVIIGNALSRGNPAVEHVLDAGLRYRSGPQWLGEQVLSGREVLAVAGTHGKTTTTSLLAHLLESAGAEPGFLVGGVPANFGISARLGQGRSFVIEADEYDTAFFDKRSKFVHYRPKIAILNNLEFDHADIFPDVAAIQRQFHHLVRTVPGHGRLIVNAHDHHLAEVLAMGCWTPVETFGLDQGDWQARLLHEDGSAFSVHHHGRCLGEVHWPLLGTHNVLNGLAALAAAAAQGADPTALLSAFAEFRNVKRRMELIGEVGAVRIYDDFAHHPTAIAATLAGLRAKVGSARIVVALEPRSNSMRLGAHAAALAPALAAADEVVFLQRPELPWDAAGVIATLRGHGRAVADTGQLVDAVATSVRPGDHVVFMSNGGFENAPRRLLAALQTAG, from the coding sequence ATGATGCGCCTGCATATTCTTGGCATCTGCGGTACGTTCATGGGCGGCGTCGCTGCCTTGGCTCGTGAGCAGGGCCTGACGGTGGCCGGCTCCGATGCCCAGGTCTATCCGCCGATGAGCGATCAGCTGACGGCACTGGGCATCAGCTTGCATTCGGGCTATGACGCCGATGCGCTGCAGCCGGCGCCGGATGAAGTCATCATCGGCAATGCCTTGAGCCGGGGCAATCCGGCTGTCGAACATGTGCTGGACGCTGGCCTGCGCTATCGTTCCGGCCCGCAGTGGCTGGGCGAACAGGTGCTGTCTGGTCGTGAGGTGCTGGCGGTGGCCGGCACCCACGGCAAGACCACCACCACCAGTCTGCTGGCGCACCTGCTGGAGTCGGCGGGTGCGGAGCCGGGCTTTCTCGTGGGGGGCGTGCCCGCCAATTTCGGCATTTCAGCGCGTCTGGGGCAGGGCCGCTCATTCGTCATCGAAGCGGACGAATACGACACCGCGTTTTTCGACAAGCGCTCCAAATTCGTCCACTACCGGCCGAAGATCGCGATTCTCAACAATCTCGAATTCGATCATGCCGACATCTTTCCCGATGTGGCGGCGATCCAGCGCCAGTTCCACCACCTGGTCCGCACCGTGCCCGGTCATGGACGCCTGATCGTCAATGCCCATGACCACCATCTGGCGGAGGTGCTGGCGATGGGTTGCTGGACCCCGGTGGAGACTTTCGGCCTGGACCAGGGCGACTGGCAGGCCCGGCTGTTGCATGAGGATGGCAGCGCCTTCAGCGTGCACCATCATGGCCGCTGCCTGGGTGAGGTGCATTGGCCTTTGCTGGGGACCCACAACGTGCTCAACGGACTGGCGGCGCTGGCCGCCGCCGCGGCCCAGGGGGCCGACCCGACGGCCTTGCTGTCAGCCTTCGCCGAGTTCCGCAATGTGAAGCGGCGGATGGAGCTGATCGGTGAGGTCGGCGCGGTGAGAATCTATGACGATTTCGCGCACCATCCCACCGCGATCGCCGCCACGCTGGCGGGCCTGCGTGCCAAGGTCGGTTCGGCGCGGATCGTGGTGGCTCTGGAGCCGAGGTCCAACTCCATGCGACTCGGAGCTCATGCCGCCGCACTGGCCCCGGCGCTGGCCGCTGCCGACGAAGTGGTCTTTCTGCAGCGCCCCGAGCTGCCCTGGGATGCGGCCGGCGTGATCGCGACCCTGCGTGGCCATGGCCGCGCGGTGGCGGATACCGGTCAGCTGGTGGATGCGGTGGCGACCAGCGTGCGGCCGGGCGACCATGTAGTCTTCATGTCTAACGGCGGTTTCGAAAACGCGCCGCGTCGTCTGCTGGCGGCCCTGCAGACGGCAGGCTGA
- a CDS encoding LON peptidase substrate-binding domain-containing protein encodes MPSDPALIEIPLFPLATVLFPGGQLNLRIFEPRYLDMIKTCSRTGQFFGICLILEGEETGLPAAPAAIGTFAEILDFRMGEDGLLQILVAGRQRFRVEQTRIRSDGLILAQVQAWSESSPLAVPVEYSVLQQIAGRLLEVVDEPAAEHPHADLDDAERLGYRLAQWLPLSDGERQQLLEQTEPLQRLHELTCLLPRFQKD; translated from the coding sequence ATGCCGTCGGATCCAGCCCTGATCGAAATCCCCTTGTTTCCACTGGCCACCGTATTGTTTCCGGGTGGTCAGCTGAATTTGCGGATTTTCGAACCCCGTTATCTGGACATGATCAAGACCTGCAGCCGGACGGGGCAGTTTTTCGGCATCTGCCTGATACTCGAGGGTGAAGAGACGGGCTTGCCGGCCGCTCCGGCGGCCATCGGCACCTTCGCCGAGATCCTGGATTTCCGGATGGGCGAGGATGGTCTGCTGCAGATTCTGGTGGCCGGCCGTCAGCGTTTCCGGGTGGAGCAGACCCGGATACGCAGCGATGGTCTGATCCTGGCCCAGGTGCAGGCCTGGAGCGAGTCGTCACCGCTGGCGGTGCCTGTCGAATACAGCGTATTGCAGCAGATTGCCGGGCGCCTGCTGGAAGTGGTCGATGAACCTGCTGCCGAGCACCCGCATGCGGATCTCGATGATGCCGAGCGACTTGGCTACCGGCTGGCGCAGTGGCTCCCGCTCAGCGACGGCGAGCGCCAGCAGCTGCTGGAGCAGACCGAGCCGTTGCAGCGCTTGCATGAACTGACTTGCCTGCTGCCACGTTTTCAGAAGGATTGA